One genomic window of Mus musculus strain C57BL/6J chromosome 4, GRCm38.p6 C57BL/6J includes the following:
- the Kncn gene encoding kinocilin isoform 1 (isoform 1 is encoded by transcript variant 1), giving the protein MDIPISTRDFRCLQLACVALGLVAGSIIIGVSVSKAAAAVGGIFLGAAGLGLLIFAYPFLKARFNLDHILPAIDGNLGCSHPAGNLRIHPNSGPDHGEGRSSNNSNKEGARSGLSTVTRTLEKLKPGGRGTEEG; this is encoded by the exons ATGGACATCCCCATCAGCACCAGAGACTTCCGCTGCCTGCAGCTGGCCTGTGTGGCCCTCGGCCTGGTGGCCGGCAGCATCATCATCGGTGTCTCCGTGTccaaggctgctgctgctgtgggtgGTATCTTCCTTGGTGCTGCTGGGCTTG GGCTCCTCATCTTCGCCTACCCCTTCCTGAAGGCTCGGTTCAACCTGGACCACATCCTACCTGCCATAG ATGGGAATTTGGGGTGCTCTCATCCTGCAGGAAACCTGAGAATCCATCCTAACTCAGGACCAGACCATGGGGAGGGAAGATCtagcaacaacagcaataaagaaG GAGCCCGCAGCGGCCTGTCCACAGTGACCAGAACCCTGGAGAAGCTGAAGCCTGGAGGCCGGGGAACTGAGGAGGGCTAA
- the Kncn gene encoding kinocilin isoform 2 (isoform 2 is encoded by transcript variant 2) has product MDIPISTRDFRCLQLACVALGLVAGSIIIGVSVSKAAAAVGGIFLGAAGLGLLIFAYPFLKARFNLDHILPAIGNLRIHPNSGPDHGEGRSSNNSNKEGARSGLSTVTRTLEKLKPGGRGTEEG; this is encoded by the exons ATGGACATCCCCATCAGCACCAGAGACTTCCGCTGCCTGCAGCTGGCCTGTGTGGCCCTCGGCCTGGTGGCCGGCAGCATCATCATCGGTGTCTCCGTGTccaaggctgctgctgctgtgggtgGTATCTTCCTTGGTGCTGCTGGGCTTG GGCTCCTCATCTTCGCCTACCCCTTCCTGAAGGCTCGGTTCAACCTGGACCACATCCTACCTGCCATAG GAAACCTGAGAATCCATCCTAACTCAGGACCAGACCATGGGGAGGGAAGATCtagcaacaacagcaataaagaaG GAGCCCGCAGCGGCCTGTCCACAGTGACCAGAACCCTGGAGAAGCTGAAGCCTGGAGGCCGGGGAACTGAGGAGGGCTAA